From a region of the Citricoccus muralis genome:
- a CDS encoding CarD family transcriptional regulator has protein sequence MQLSPGKLVVHPHHGPAAVTNRTQRTVKGTEVTYIELTIRSNNLVVSIPESKVEEIGVREVYGRAHLRTLLEVVQEPTGVEEKQWSRRMKANQERVASGLLEQIAEVVRDLGRRRDTKGLSMAEKDLFRAAQAPLAAEVALALEISEDEAVEVIDAVANGASLDELGFAADASGAEPAMA, from the coding sequence ATGCAGTTGAGCCCCGGCAAGCTTGTTGTTCACCCCCACCACGGTCCCGCTGCGGTCACGAACCGTACGCAGCGCACCGTCAAGGGGACGGAGGTGACCTACATTGAGCTCACCATCCGGAGCAACAACCTGGTGGTGTCCATCCCGGAGTCCAAGGTGGAGGAGATCGGCGTCCGCGAGGTCTACGGCCGGGCCCACCTGCGCACCCTCCTCGAGGTCGTGCAGGAGCCGACCGGTGTGGAGGAAAAGCAGTGGTCCCGCCGGATGAAGGCCAATCAGGAGCGGGTGGCCTCAGGTCTGCTCGAGCAGATCGCCGAAGTGGTCCGGGACCTGGGCCGCCGCCGCGACACCAAGGGCCTGTCCATGGCCGAGAAGGACCTCTTCCGCGCCGCCCAGGCACCGCTGGCCGCTGAAGTCGCCCTGGCCCTGGAGATCTCGGAGGACGAGGCCGTGGAAGTCATCGACGCCGTGGCCAACGGCGCCTCCCTGGACGAGCTGGGTTTCGCCGCTGACGCCTCGGGTGCGGAACCGGCCATGGCCTGA